In Dermacentor albipictus isolate Rhodes 1998 colony unplaced genomic scaffold, USDA_Dalb.pri_finalv2 scaffold_42, whole genome shotgun sequence, one DNA window encodes the following:
- the LOC139052901 gene encoding uncharacterized protein isoform X2 — protein MSTVEVPVRSGSDRGRGDGDRQPEAPQVAVVASWHNLVRLDQEHDDAARNEQPGGRLLDRVVNHSITLLRGAPKAATFLAILLGAAMLIKLMTLADETVAARRSLVRGHYDLLSTLRAVCDSHACQKYGWEVHASLDTSRDPCRSLYDFVCGRWRRGAAVPPVREMVEARLLKEALNTVLATNSVTPSVRPETVSDRVTGLVSSCLWAKRDPSELRTFLTKRGVLHHQWRSSPHAVLRTLVDLSANWDIHVWFQLRIDSYENESATVFIGRSKSLRKWADVFRRTGKNKKYRAGVEGAFRVLGLPEKEVAANVTQKGSMDALVSTLLKNAEMIPERGPLDLHLETMAETLTPAVSAKAWVDALRAAVPPAVNILEKTVVRVESTRVLRTLNSLLEFGSRMPNDVAQHIAYRTFTKIGWMVDGSNSTVRDSPLRLMPARMTNRCLREVERMTGLAWFSLLTAPHVEGHSTREPLALILPGKASPTSIGSPADASVELGDLPAPQNSFFAEWVAFKEARRELTASGLYDILRIDGVQGDLWHEERNLTVEPLVFSYPFFHTQLHPVLNYGGAGRLIARALVGLVSPNASAKTTEELAVSMALRALRDALGGHVDTFINSAAVDRLFFMASCYAVCDAEDVAGTARRMCDAPVMKLRAYRTAFGCSPPRGRKSRTAHNMFIDFGR, from the exons ATGTCGACGGTTGAGGTTCCTGTTCGGTCGGGCTCCGACCGAGGCCGGGGCGACGGCGACCGCCAGCCGGAAGCACCGCAGGTGGCCGTGGTCGCCTCCTGGCACAACCTGGTCCGCCTCGATCAAGAGCACGATGACGCTGCGAGAAACGAGCAG CCCGGTGGAAGGCTGCTGGACCGGGTGGTGAACCACAGCATCACGCTGCTGCGGGGTGCTCCCAAGGCGGCCACATTTCTGGCCATCCTcttgggcgccgccatgttgatcAAGTTGATGACTCTGGCCGACGAGACGGTCGCCGCACGTCGCAGCCTGGTGCGCGGCCATTACGACCTGCTGTCGACGTTGCGGGCAGTGTGCGACAGCCACGCCTGCCAGAAGTATGGCTGGGAGGTGCACGCGTCGCTGGACACGTCCCGCGATCCTTGCCGCAGCTTGTACGACTTCGTTTGCGGCCGCTGGCGACGAGGAGCCGCCGTCCCGCCCGTGCGCGAGATGGTCGAAGCAAGACTGCTCAAGGAGGCACTGAACACCGTCCTCGCCACGAACTCGGTCACGCCTTCGGTCAGACCGGAAACCGTCTCCGACAGGGTGACTGGCCTGGTCAGTTCCTGCTTGTGGGCCAAACGCGATCCGAGCGAACTGCGAACGTTCCTGACGAAGCGCGGCGTTCTGCATCATCAGTGGCGTAGCAGTCCTCACGCGGTGCTCCGTACACTGGTAGACCTGTCTGCAAACTGGGACATCCACGTGTGGTTCCAATTGCGCATTGATTCGTACGAAAACGAGTCGGCCACGGTTTTCATTGGCCGGAGCAAGAGCCTGCGAAAATGGGCAGATGTTTTCAGGAGGACCGGAAAGAACAAGAAATACAGAGCGGGCGTTGAGGGGGCCTTCAGAGTGCTAGGTCTGCCGGAAAAAGAAGTAGCCGCGAACGTGACGCAGAAGGGATCGATGGACGCGCTTGTCAGCACTCTCCTCAAGAACGCCGAGATGATCCCCGAAAGAGGGCCGCTAGACTTGCACCTCGAGACGATGGCAGAAACGTTGACGCCGGCAGTTTCTGCTAAGGCGTGGGTCGATGCACTCCGTGCTGCCGTGCCTCCAGCAGTGAACATCTTGGAAAAGACAGTTGTCCGCGTTGAGAGCACGAGGGTCCTGCGCACTTTGAACAGCCTGCTGGAATTTGGGAGTCGGATGCCAAATGATGTGGCTCAACACATCGCCTATCGGACATTCACGAAGATTGGCTGGATGGTCGACGGCAGCAACTCCACCGTCCGTGACAGCCCACTTCGTTTAATGCCGGCCAGGATGACGAACCGGTGTCTGCGCGAGGTGGAGCGGATGACGGGACTCGCTTGGTTCAGTCTGCTTACGGCCCCGCACGTTGAAGGACACTCGACTCGCGAACCACTGGCCTTGATTCTCCCCGGGAAGGCTTCGCCAACCAGCATCGGCAGCCCTGCGGACGCGTCGGTGGAGCTGGGCGACCTTCCAGCGCCGCAGAACTCGTTCTTCGCCGAATGGGTGGCGTTCAAAGAGGCGAGGCGCGAGCTGACAGCTTCGGGACTCTACGACATCCTCAGAATAGACGGCGTGCAAGGCGACTTGTGGCACGAGGAGCGGAACCTGACGGTGGAGCCACTCGTCTTCTCTTACCCATTCTTCCACACCCAGCTGCATCCCGTGCTGAACTACGGGGGAGCCGGAAGGCTAATAGCGCGGGCTCTCGTCGGCCTCGTTTCGCCTAACGCCTCGGCGAAAACGACCGAAGAGCTGGCCGTGTCAATGGCTCTGCGCGCCCTTCGCGATGCTCTGGGCGGTCACGTGGACACATTCATCAACAGCGCCGCAGTAGACCGACTGTTTTTCATGGCTTCGTGCTATGCCGTCTGCGACGCAGAGGATGTAGCGGGAACGGCACGTCGCATGTGTGACGCTCCCGTCATGAAACTGCGGGCGTACCGCACAGCTTTCGGGTGTAGCCCTCCGCGAGGGAGAAAATCGAGGACTGCGCATAATATGTTTATCGACTTCGGTCGCTAG
- the LOC139052901 gene encoding uncharacterized protein isoform X1, translating to MSTVEVPVRSGSDRGRGDGDRQPEAPQVAVVASWHNLVRLDQEHDDAARNEQETHYVQPGGRLLDRVVNHSITLLRGAPKAATFLAILLGAAMLIKLMTLADETVAARRSLVRGHYDLLSTLRAVCDSHACQKYGWEVHASLDTSRDPCRSLYDFVCGRWRRGAAVPPVREMVEARLLKEALNTVLATNSVTPSVRPETVSDRVTGLVSSCLWAKRDPSELRTFLTKRGVLHHQWRSSPHAVLRTLVDLSANWDIHVWFQLRIDSYENESATVFIGRSKSLRKWADVFRRTGKNKKYRAGVEGAFRVLGLPEKEVAANVTQKGSMDALVSTLLKNAEMIPERGPLDLHLETMAETLTPAVSAKAWVDALRAAVPPAVNILEKTVVRVESTRVLRTLNSLLEFGSRMPNDVAQHIAYRTFTKIGWMVDGSNSTVRDSPLRLMPARMTNRCLREVERMTGLAWFSLLTAPHVEGHSTREPLALILPGKASPTSIGSPADASVELGDLPAPQNSFFAEWVAFKEARRELTASGLYDILRIDGVQGDLWHEERNLTVEPLVFSYPFFHTQLHPVLNYGGAGRLIARALVGLVSPNASAKTTEELAVSMALRALRDALGGHVDTFINSAAVDRLFFMASCYAVCDAEDVAGTARRMCDAPVMKLRAYRTAFGCSPPRGRKSRTAHNMFIDFGR from the exons ATGTCGACGGTTGAGGTTCCTGTTCGGTCGGGCTCCGACCGAGGCCGGGGCGACGGCGACCGCCAGCCGGAAGCACCGCAGGTGGCCGTGGTCGCCTCCTGGCACAACCTGGTCCGCCTCGATCAAGAGCACGATGACGCTGCGAGAAACGAGCAG GAAACTCATTATGTGCAGCCCGGTGGAAGGCTGCTGGACCGGGTGGTGAACCACAGCATCACGCTGCTGCGGGGTGCTCCCAAGGCGGCCACATTTCTGGCCATCCTcttgggcgccgccatgttgatcAAGTTGATGACTCTGGCCGACGAGACGGTCGCCGCACGTCGCAGCCTGGTGCGCGGCCATTACGACCTGCTGTCGACGTTGCGGGCAGTGTGCGACAGCCACGCCTGCCAGAAGTATGGCTGGGAGGTGCACGCGTCGCTGGACACGTCCCGCGATCCTTGCCGCAGCTTGTACGACTTCGTTTGCGGCCGCTGGCGACGAGGAGCCGCCGTCCCGCCCGTGCGCGAGATGGTCGAAGCAAGACTGCTCAAGGAGGCACTGAACACCGTCCTCGCCACGAACTCGGTCACGCCTTCGGTCAGACCGGAAACCGTCTCCGACAGGGTGACTGGCCTGGTCAGTTCCTGCTTGTGGGCCAAACGCGATCCGAGCGAACTGCGAACGTTCCTGACGAAGCGCGGCGTTCTGCATCATCAGTGGCGTAGCAGTCCTCACGCGGTGCTCCGTACACTGGTAGACCTGTCTGCAAACTGGGACATCCACGTGTGGTTCCAATTGCGCATTGATTCGTACGAAAACGAGTCGGCCACGGTTTTCATTGGCCGGAGCAAGAGCCTGCGAAAATGGGCAGATGTTTTCAGGAGGACCGGAAAGAACAAGAAATACAGAGCGGGCGTTGAGGGGGCCTTCAGAGTGCTAGGTCTGCCGGAAAAAGAAGTAGCCGCGAACGTGACGCAGAAGGGATCGATGGACGCGCTTGTCAGCACTCTCCTCAAGAACGCCGAGATGATCCCCGAAAGAGGGCCGCTAGACTTGCACCTCGAGACGATGGCAGAAACGTTGACGCCGGCAGTTTCTGCTAAGGCGTGGGTCGATGCACTCCGTGCTGCCGTGCCTCCAGCAGTGAACATCTTGGAAAAGACAGTTGTCCGCGTTGAGAGCACGAGGGTCCTGCGCACTTTGAACAGCCTGCTGGAATTTGGGAGTCGGATGCCAAATGATGTGGCTCAACACATCGCCTATCGGACATTCACGAAGATTGGCTGGATGGTCGACGGCAGCAACTCCACCGTCCGTGACAGCCCACTTCGTTTAATGCCGGCCAGGATGACGAACCGGTGTCTGCGCGAGGTGGAGCGGATGACGGGACTCGCTTGGTTCAGTCTGCTTACGGCCCCGCACGTTGAAGGACACTCGACTCGCGAACCACTGGCCTTGATTCTCCCCGGGAAGGCTTCGCCAACCAGCATCGGCAGCCCTGCGGACGCGTCGGTGGAGCTGGGCGACCTTCCAGCGCCGCAGAACTCGTTCTTCGCCGAATGGGTGGCGTTCAAAGAGGCGAGGCGCGAGCTGACAGCTTCGGGACTCTACGACATCCTCAGAATAGACGGCGTGCAAGGCGACTTGTGGCACGAGGAGCGGAACCTGACGGTGGAGCCACTCGTCTTCTCTTACCCATTCTTCCACACCCAGCTGCATCCCGTGCTGAACTACGGGGGAGCCGGAAGGCTAATAGCGCGGGCTCTCGTCGGCCTCGTTTCGCCTAACGCCTCGGCGAAAACGACCGAAGAGCTGGCCGTGTCAATGGCTCTGCGCGCCCTTCGCGATGCTCTGGGCGGTCACGTGGACACATTCATCAACAGCGCCGCAGTAGACCGACTGTTTTTCATGGCTTCGTGCTATGCCGTCTGCGACGCAGAGGATGTAGCGGGAACGGCACGTCGCATGTGTGACGCTCCCGTCATGAAACTGCGGGCGTACCGCACAGCTTTCGGGTGTAGCCCTCCGCGAGGGAGAAAATCGAGGACTGCGCATAATATGTTTATCGACTTCGGTCGCTAG